The following are from one region of the Aspergillus luchuensis IFO 4308 DNA, chromosome 4, nearly complete sequence genome:
- the CYK3 gene encoding putative SH3 domain protein (Cyk3) (COG:D;~EggNog:ENOG410PIAQ;~InterPro:IPR038765,IPR036028,IPR035553,IPR001452, IPR002931;~PFAM:PF01841,PF00018,PF07653;~antiSMASH:Cluster_4.9;~go_function: GO:0005515 - protein binding [Evidence IEA]) yields MAPAAPQLPTRFPCWCRAIYSWGGETKRDLGFVEGDLIECLNAGDGQWWMGRLRRDRRMMGLFPSNFVEVLREDFVPVQRSTSPMLPPASSPITNPTSAPKKQKTVFRKPFQAHKEALAPSGELSRSSTSSSPVTSTIPQTPPRDGSLSSRKVKPLRTPTTAVKHQSSLSRPVSRSRPLSRAMSPHPPVESDPQLSSTLPGTYMARSRPPSRGVSPHPPDPELHLPSIPPVQSAPRPGPPPPRAVSPAPPPTIDYQLPSLPPMEVAMQRPVSRGASPYPPDDVDLMPPQVPRHSISLHRPSSREISPLQLHEREDSPPPPPPPPHRVAVNRQPSIEPHVPTRLDMNDRFVTMSRTPSPAAHSEGRGHTPSPLRDAMEDVMTSLEDMGLPRGGQSPSPQPMFNNPWSPDAYDSFRETRPIQTSRRPLTSLGFDRDKEYQYHGSQTHRNSVYAHDPYMDGPPQLNNYVQRMESRLRQMQEQSQREAEDAQHSDEEAPPPPPRNVPYHARHNSIPAQYPVVRGRRSGQDLRGDLLNRSYTNKSSTTNSSSGVHSTSTTQTGSTERTSQSIMSGPSAGGFSATSAGSYARRGTTPADRPNTAVDTFRSRGFSDVSRVARPETPLTGVSYHSSHNTSRQGASSAIPWSSGEGGAEEPTAVFGGLSTPKAKKPGFFKKIFESAKTGAANARSSIAVGHNGGSSSPTKGRGISPIRALQSSRDSAREMGPGTSAIDWVQVRRDVNRASSPSRNERIERAERCQMMDHPVIYSVEELYETAEGDESIDGLPISEPTNFASVNLNLVDKSARFVNSLPPMTNPASLAHGYVCRPYKSDVQRLRAIFTWVSEKIAWDDPVEEIGIDLRRVLQTKRGSPQEVAYLVKEMCAAVGLHAEAINGFLKGPGEMFDLDGLSRPNHWWNSVLVDGEWRIMDCSLASPTNPRRNQFVTNNTSVAESWYFLARPLEICYTHVPLAPEEQHICPPISPDVLLTLPAACPPYFKLNMQFPDYDTSIIRIDGLEVMQIRLAVPPDVECAAEVEAPAFARDADGDFFESGEVVRKRALVQPDWVSGQKRITVKAILPGDEGQGTVKVYAGKKGLMHSSRDIPHPLALALPMLHSSDNPPYDFVLRHPTPHAQRHDLYIMQPQCAKLAVNNTFVFAVRQHPASPALSSGSNEAGVSGRVSPSVFTRPASALSMVSSSAGGSTVSGVSNEFSASTSAISSGRSMSGREKPAKLAIQSPSGKILRLTRKPEHMLSPHTGTHAFTDAPADGSVWETVIKIGERGVWRGLVLADRVARWCVFCEWECY; encoded by the coding sequence ATGGCCCCCGCCGCACCCCAGCTCCCGACCCGATTCCCTTGCTGGTGTCGGGCAATATATTCATGGGGTGGAGAAACGAAACGCGACTTGGGATTTGTGGAGGGCGACCTCATTGAGTGCCTAAATGCTGGCGATGGTCAGTGGTGGATGGGCCGATTGCGGCGAGACAGGCGCATGATGGGGTTGTTCCCCTCCAACTTCGTTGAAGTGCTCAGGGAGGATTTCGTACCTGTGCAACGGTCAACGAGCCCCATGCTACCACCTGCCTCGTCGCCGATCACGAATCCAACTTCGGCTCCTAAGAAACAGAAAACGGTCTTTCGGAAGCCATTCCAAGCCCATAAAGAAGCTCTTGCGCCTTCGGGTGAGCTATCCCGGAGCTCGACCTCCTCATCGCCAGTGACCAGTACGATCCCGCAAACTCCACCCCGAGATGGCAGTCTTTCCTCACGGAAGGTGAAGCCGCTGCGCACCCCAACAACCGCTGTAAAGCATCAGAGCTCTTTATCGAGGCCCGTATCCCGGTCCAGGCCTTTGTCCCGTGCGATGTCCCCGCATCCTCCAGTCGAATCAGATCCCCAACTTTCGTCCACCCTTCCTGGGACATACATGGCCCGGTCAAGACCTCCCTCTCGCGGAGTGTCGCCCCATCCGCCAGACCCAGAACTCcaccttccttccatcccgCCTGTGCAAAGTGCACCACGCCCcggacctcctcctcctcgtgcAGTATcgccagctcctccgccaaccATCGATTACCAGCTtccatctctccctcctaTGGAGGTTGCAATGCAGAGACCTGTGTCTCGTGGAGCGTCCCCATACCCGCCTGACGACGTCGACCTTATGCCTCCTCAGGTTCCGAGACACAGCATATCTCTACACCGGCCCTCCTCGCGCGAAATATCTCCACTTCAGCTGCACGAGAGAGAAGACTCGCCGCCCCCgccacccccaccaccacacagaGTTGCTGTCAACCGTCAGCCGTCCATCGAACCACACGTTCCCACCCGCCTGGACATGAATGATCGTTTTGTCACAATGTCAAGGACGCCATCCCCGGCTGCCCATTCCGAGGGCCGCGGACACACCCCGTCGCCCCTTCGTGATGCGATGGAAGACGTGATGACTTCATTGGAGGATATGGGGCTGCCCCGAGGCGGACAGTCACCGTCGCCGCAGCCGATGTTCAACAACCCGTGGTCTCCGGACGCATATGATAGCTTCCGTGAAACTCGGCCCATACAAACCTCTCGTCGGCCGCTAACCTCTCTGGGATTCGATAGAGACAAGGAGTACCAATATCATGGCAGTCAGACTCATAGAAACAGCGTCTACGCACATGATCCCTACATGGACGGTCCGCCACAATTGAACAACTATGTACAGAGGATGGAAAGTCGACTTCGGCAGATGCAAGAGCAGAGCCAAAGGGAGGCTGAGGATGCGCAACATTCTGATGAGGAAgccccaccacctcctccaagaaACGTACCCTACCATGCCCGGCATAATTCGATCCCCGCCCAGTACCCAGTGGTAAGAGGACGGAGGTCCGGCCAAGATCTCCGCGGGGACTTGCTCAACCGGTCATATACCAACAAGTCCAGCACGACGAACTCTTCGAGCGGGGTGCACAGTACGAGTACGACACAGACGGGAAGCACCGAGAGAACCAGCCAAAGCATCATGAGTGGGCCCTCAGCCGGTGGATTCAGCGCGACCAGTGCGGGTAGTTATGCCAGGAGAGGTACCACTCCGGCCGACAGACCAAACACGGCAGTCGACACGTTCCGCTCAAGAGGCTTCAGCGATGTCTCCCGGGTGGCAAGGCCCGAAACGCCGTTGACCGGTGTATCGTACCATTCCAGCCATAATACCTCCCGGCAAGGTGCGTCATCTGCCATACCCTGGTCGTCCGGTGAAGGCGGCGCAGAAGAGCCGACCGCTGTGTTCGGTGGCCTTTCCACACCAAAGGCCAAGAAGCCAGGGTTCTTCAAAAAGATATTTGAGTCAGCGAAGACAGGTGCTGCCAACGCGAGGAGCAGCATCGCAGTCGGGCACAATGGTGGATCTTCATCGCCCACTAAGGGCAGAGGAATCTCGCCAATCCGTGCTCTGCAATCCAGCCGGGACTCTGCCCGCGAAATGGGGCCTGGCACGAGCGCCATCGATTGGGTACAAGTCCGTCGCGATGTCAACCGTGCAAGCTCACCCAGTCGAAACGAGAGAATTGAACGGGCTGAAAGATGCCAAATGATGGACCATCCTGTGATCTATTCGGTGGAGGAACTCTACGAGACGGCGGAAGGCGATGAGAGCATTGACGGCTTGCCGATCAGTGAGCCGACCAACTTCGCCAGTGTCAACCTGAATCTTGTGGACAAGAGCGCGCGTTTTGTCAACAGTCTTCCCCCAATGACGAATCCGGCGAGTTTAGCGCACGGGTATGTCTGCCGCCCTTATAAGAGTGATGTCCAGAGGCTGCGCGCCATCTTTACTTGGGTGAGCGAAAAGATCGCGTGGGATGACCCGGTTGAAGAGATCGGCATCGATTTGAGGCGGGTGCTGCAGACGAAAAGAGGCAGTCCCCAAGAAGTGGCCTATCTGGTCAAGGAGATGTGTGCGGCGGTCGGTCTCCACGCTGAAGCGATCAATGGGTTCCTCAAAGGCCCTGGGGAGATGTTTGACCTGGACGGCCTCTCGCGACCCAATCATTGGTGGAACTCGGTGCTCGTGGATGGCGAATGGCGCATCATGGACTGTTCGCTGGCCAGCCCTACGAATCCGCGACGGAACCAGTTCGTCACCAATAACACTTCCGTGGCCGAAAGCTGGTATTTCCTGGCACGTCCCTTGGAGATTTGCTATACGCATGTTCCTCTTGCTCCTGAAGAGCAGCACATCTGCCCGCCTATTTCGCCAGACGTTCTGCTGACCCTCCCGGCGGCCTGCCCACCATATTTCAAGCTGAATATGCAATTCCCCGATTATGATACTAGCATCATCCGGATTGACGGCTTGGAAGTCATGCAGATTCGCCTTGCGGTGCCCCCGGACGTGGAATGTGCGGCCGAGGTGGAAGCCCCAGCGTTTGCCCGTGACGCCGATGGTGACTTCTTCGAAAGCGGCGAAGTTGTGCGCAAGCGCGCGCTGGTGCAGCCTGACTGGGTCAGTGGACAGAAGCGGATTACGGTGAAAGCTATCCTGCCCGGCGATGAAGGACAGGGCACAGTCAAGGTGTACGCCGGCAAGAAGGGACTGATGCACTCCAGTCGTGATATTCCCCACCCGTTGGCTCTTGCCCTTCCCATGCTCCACAGCAGCGATAACCCGCCGTACGACTTTGTGCTGCGCCATCCAACCCCTCACGCTCAGCGACATGATCTCTACATCATGCAGCCGCAGTGTGCGAAGCTGGCGGTCAACAACACCTTCGTTTTTGCTGTGCGCCAACACCCGGCCTCCCCGGCTTTGTCGTCCGGCAGCAATGAGGCTGGCGTCAGTGGGCGTGTCTCACCGTCGGTCTTCACCCGGCCTGCGAGCGCATTAAGTATGGTTTCCAGTTCCGCGGGCGGTTCCACGGTGTCCGGGGTGTCCAACGAGTTCTCCGCCTCAACATCGGCTATTTCATCCGGCCGTTCGATGTCTGGACGCGAAAAGCCGGCCAAGCTGGCGATTCAGTCTCCATCAGGCAAGATTCTGCGTTTGACGCGGAAGCCCGAGCATATGCTCAGCCCTCATACAGGCACGCACGCATTCACCGATGCTCCGGCAGACGGCAGTGTCTGGGAGACGGTGATCAAGATTGGCGAGCGCGGCGTGTGGCGAGGCTTGGTACTGGCCGACCGAGTTGCACGGTGGTGTGTATTTTGCGAATGGGAGTGTTACTGA
- the PPX1 gene encoding putative exopolyphosphatase (COG:C;~EggNog:ENOG410PK2W;~InterPro:IPR038763,IPR038222,IPR001667,IPR004097;~PFAM:PF02833,PF01368;~antiSMASH:Cluster_4.9;~go_component: GO:0005737 - cytoplasm [Evidence IEA];~go_function: GO:0016462 - pyrophosphatase activity [Evidence IEA]), translated as MPPPEHSLFQFLAKALQTHHRFLAGRLSRAESPIYVIGNPSADLDSIISAIVYASFAHPRPHVPLINLPTVPAGPELRRLRPEFIKSLWLSTHPPVPDEETWSDTPESAGPLLQEHILTVSDFATHLQDYNHNNNQLTADAVLVDWNALPIRPPTQPRGQGSLPTLPNLTFTVLGCIDHHVDEHFLAPITDPDQPFLLQPAGSCTSLVVNMLDKMDRWRRTSSTTSTPAELSSELQLAKLAMSAILIDTANFTAKEKVTDSDTLAYSFLRSKINAISNRDGDAAGKPWDHNKFYEEVVAAKQGSLDLLTVPEVLERDYKEWREVPSSKQKKEGEGEGEGVVKIGICSMVRSLPWLERKAGGTGALLDAVVDYAKREELDVVMVMTAFSGAEGKFCRELLVCATGEGGVRGVEVFEEQAGVQLGLEKWRVLDGDEESKSSELGDVSGDDDQSWRKWIWVQEDVTKSRKQVAPLIREAVKSS; from the coding sequence ATGCCTCCTCCCGAGCACAGTCTCTTCCAATTCCTCGCCAAAgccctccaaacccaccatcGCTTTCTCGCCGGCCGACTCTCCCGCGCCGAATCCCCCATCTACGTCATCGGCAACCCCTCCGCCGACCTCgactccatcatctccgccattGTCTATGCCTCTTTCGCCCATCCCCGGCCTCACGTCCCCTTAATCAACCTCCCTACTGTCCCCGCAGGTCCCGAACTACGCCGTCTCCGCCCCGAATTCATCAAATCCCTTTGGCTCTCCACGCATCCCCCCGTCCCCGACGAAGAAACATGGTCCGACACGCCCGAGTCCGCCGGtccccttctccaagaaCACATCCTCACCGTCTCCGACTTTGCAACTCACCTCCAAGACTACAACCACAACAATAATCAGTTAACCGCTGACGCCGTCCTCGTCGACTGGAACGCCCTCCCTATCCGCCCCCCCACCCAACCCCGAGGCCAAGGCTCCCTCCCCACGCTCCCCAACCTCACCTTCACCGTCCTCGGCTGCATCGACCACCACGTCGACGAACACTTCCTAGCCCCAATCACAGACCCAGACcagcccttcctcctccaaccagcCGGATCATGCACCTCACTCGTAGTCAACATGTTGGATAAAATGGACCGCTGGCGAcgcacttcctccaccacctccacccctgCGGAGCTATCATCCGAACTCCAATTAGCGAAGCTAGCCATGAGCGCCATTCTCATCGACACGGCGAACTTCAccgccaaggagaaggttaCGGACTCGGATACGCTCGCGTACAGTTTCCTCAGATCGAAGATCAATGCGATTTCGAATCGAGATGGGGATGCGGCGGGGAAGCCCTGGGATCATAATAAGTTCTATGAAGAGGTGGTGGCTGCCAAGCAGGGGAGCTTGGATTTGTTGACTGTTCCCGAGGTCTTGGAGAGGGATTATAAGGAGTGGAGGGAAGTGCCTTcttcgaagcagaagaaggagggggagggagaaggggagggggtggtgaagattgGGATTTGTTCCATGGTGCGGTCGTTGCCGTGGTTGGAGAGAAAAGCGGGCGGGACGGGGGCCCTACTTGATGCTGTGGTGGATTAtgcgaagagggaggagttggatgtggtgatggtgatgacggCGTTTAGTGGTGCGGAGGGGAAGTTTTGTCGGGAGTTGTTGGTGTGTGCGACTGGGGAAGGTGGTGTGCGTGGAGTGGAGGTGTTTGAGGAGCAGGCGGGTGTGCagttggggttggagaagtggagggtgttggatggagatgaggagagtAAAAGTAGTGAGTTGGGGGATGTgagtggagatgatgaccagtcgtggaggaagtggatcTGGGTCCAAGAGGATGTTACGAAGAGTCGGAAGCAGGTGGCGCCGTTAATTAGGGAGGCTGTGAAGTCTTCATAA
- a CDS encoding 1-aminocyclopropane-1-carboxylate deaminase/D-cysteine desulfhydrase (COG:E;~EggNog:ENOG410Q28U;~InterPro:IPR036052,IPR001926;~PFAM:PF00291;~antiSMASH:Cluster_4.9) — translation MIPLPTPFSQIPRYPLLYATPSPIHPLPSLTRTLLQTPYTTPTTNKNNKNINITLHLKREDHASPLTSSGNKYRKLEYLIPDILSPTPKYGSLAPGPDHGTLTSTTASPEEEQLKLHDHHKQKKDSVTLVTEGALQSNHTIQVTSIANHLNLPQPVIILHKATGGGYAQVPDKSLFERTGNVQVAKLLGADVRVLDDSATVSTSTPTNKDEDQDQDGVHTIFTTLQSENKHPYWIPSGASLHPLGGLGYARCAFEIAYQETQPQPQPQPGAAPNLGRMDYIFVACGSGSTHGGLIAGLKLLERHEQKDTSTARPRPPRKVIGVLTSPTRPRSYHENRVLQFARQAGRLIGIEDVEREITMEDVHVDERFAGTAYGEVDDATGDMVRLMAREEAVLLDPVYTGKVARGMVHWVREGEVGRDWVARGGGEGDGVGVNVLMVHTGGQSALSAYADVV, via the coding sequence AtgatccccctccccacccccttctcccaaATTCCCCGCTACCCCCTCCTCTAtgcaaccccctcccccatccacccactcccatCCCTAACCAGAACCCTCCTCCAAACCCCATAcacaacccccaccaccaacaagaacaacaagaacataAACATAACCCTACACCTCAAACGCGAAGACCACGCCTCCCCCCTAACCTCCAGCGGCAACAAATACCGCAAACTCGAGTACCTAATACCAGACATTCTCTCCCCGACACCGAAATACGGCTCTCTAGCACCAGGACCCGATCACGGCACCCTGACATCCACCACAGCATccccagaagaagagcaactGAAACTACATGATCATCACaaacagaaaaaagattCAGTAACCCTAGTAACCGAAGGCGCCCTCCAAAGCAACCACACCATCCAAGTAACCAGCATCGCGAACCACCTGAACCTCCCACAGCCGGTGATTATCCTCCACAAGGCGACGGGGGGCGGGTACGCCCAAGTACCAGACAAGAGTCTGTTCGAGAGGACGGGAAATGTGCAGGTTGCGAAGTTGTTAGGGGCTGATGTGAGGGTCTTGGATGATTCAGCTACCGTCTCAACATCCACACCTACAAATAAAGACgaagaccaagaccaagaTGGGGTACACACCATCTTCACAACCCTCCAATCCGAAAACAAACATCCCTACTGGATCCCCTCCGGCGCAAGCCTTCACCCCCTAGGCGGACTGGGGTACGCGCGATGCGCATTCGAAATAGCGTACCAGGAAactcaaccacaaccacaaccacagccTGGGGCGGCTCCCAATCTCGGGAGAATGGACTACATCTTCGTGGCATGCGGCAGCGGGAGTACCCACGGGGGATTAATCGCGGGATTAAAGCTCCTTGAGAGGCACGAACAGAAAGATACCAGCACTGCCCGCCCGCGCCCGCCACGAAAAGTCATCGGCGTGCTCACGTCCCCGACACGTCCACGCAGCTACCACGAGAACAGAGTATTGCAGTTTGCGCGCCAAGCGGGAAGACTCATCGGGATCGAGgatgtggagagggagataaCGATGGAGGATGTGCATGTTGATGAGCGGTTCGCGGGCACGGCGTatggggaggtggatgatgcgACGGGGGATATGGTGCGGTTGatggcgagggaggaggcggtgttgttggatcCGGTGTATACGGGGAAGGTGGCGAGGGGGATGGTGCAttgggtgagggagggggaggtgggtaGGGATTGGGTTGccagggggggaggggagggggatggggttggggttaaTGTGTTGATGGTGCATACGGGGGGACAGTCTGCTCTGAGTGCGTATGCGGATGTTGTGTAG